A DNA window from Eremothecium cymbalariae DBVPG#7215 chromosome 3, complete sequence contains the following coding sequences:
- the OLE1 gene encoding stearoyl-CoA 9-desaturase (similar to Ashbya gossypii AAR153C), with the protein MEQIDLVNTNKIAAGANKGSVRVINGLGKLMGSKAMVAVDYENDSNMEYLLARDQEEKELYRKKKHISEQPWTLNNWHMHLNWLNMILVVGVPVIGWFLALSGRVPLRMPVLVFAVVYYAVGGLSITAGYHRLWSHRSYSARWPLRLFFAVFGASSVEGSIKWWGHSHRIHHRFTDTARDPYDARRGLWYSHMGWMLLQPNPRWRARADIQDLTDDWVVRFQHRHYLGLMAFAALVFPALFCHFIYGDFLGGLVYGGILRVFMIQQATFCINSLAHYLGDQPFDDHRTPRDNWITALVTFGEGYHNFHHEFPTDYRNAIKWYQYDPTKLFIYCASLVGLAYNLKKFSQNAIQQGLIQQKQKKLDRERAKLNWGTPLSDLPVWDKAEFMKETKANPGLVVISGIVHDVTGYITEHPGGETLIRASLGKDATKAFNGGVYLHSNAAHNILATMRVAVVKDGQDAASRFVARRGETYVKKIA; encoded by the coding sequence ATGGAACAGATAGATTTGGTCAATACGAATAAGATTGCAGCGGGGGCCAACAAGGGTTCGGTGCGTGTGATAAACGGGCTGGGGAAGTTGATGGGGTCTAAGGCGATGGTGGCGGTTGATTATGAGAATGACTCTAATATGGAGTATTTGTTGGCACGTGATCAGGAGGAGAAGGAACTATATCggaaaaagaagcataTATCGGAGCAGCCCTGGACGTTAAATAACTGGCATATGCATTTGAACTGGTTGAATATGATTTTGGTGGTTGGGGTGCCTGTTATTGGGTGGTTTTTGGCTTTGTCGGGGCGGGTGCCGCTGCGGATGCCTGTGTTGGTATTTGCGGTAGTGTATTATGCAGTTGGTGGGCTGTCGATTACGGCAGGGTATCATCGGTTGTGGTCTCATCGGTCATATAGTGCCAGGTGGCCGTTGCGGTTGTTCTTTGCGGTTTTTGGAGCTTCTTCGGTTGAGGGGTCGATCAAGTGGTGGGGGCATTCGCATCGGATCCATCATCGGTTCACGGACACTGCGAGAGATCCCTATGACGCACGTCGAGGGCTGTGGTATTCGCATATGGGATGGATGTTGTTGCAGCCTAATCCGAGATGGCGTGCGCGGGCTGATATTCAGGACTTAACTGATGACTGGGTTGTTCGGTTCCAGCATCGTCATTATCTTGGACTGATGGCTTTTGCGGCTTTAGTGTTTCCAGCATTGTTCTGTCACTTTATATACGGCGATTTTCTGGGAGGTCTTGTTTATGGAGGGATTTTGCGTGTGTTTATGATCCAGCAGGCTACGTTCTGCATCAACTCGTTAGCACATTATCTAGGGGACCAGCCCTTCGATGATCACCGTACTCCTAGGGATAATTGGATTACAGCCCTGGTAACTTTTGGTGAAGGTTACCACAACTTTCACCATGAATTCCCTACTGACTACAGGAATGCTATCAAATGGTATCAATACGATCCAACAAAGCTCTTCATCTACTGTGCGTCTTTAGTTGGTCTCGCGTACAACTTGAAGAAGTTCTCCCAAAATGCTATTCAGCAGGGGTTAATTCAAcaaaagcagaagaaatTGGACCGCGAACGTGCCAAGTTGAACTGGGGGACACCATTATCTGATTTACCAGTGTGGGACAAGGCCGAATTTATGAAGGAGACGAAAGCCAATCCGGGTTTGGTCGTCATTTCCGGTATTGTACATGACGTTACTGGGTATATCACTGAACATCCAGGTGGCGAAACCTTGATCCGGGCATCTCTTGGCAAAGATGCTACCAAGGCCTTTAATGGTGGTGTGTACTTGCACTCCAATGCTGCACATAATATTTTGGCAACAATGAGGGTTGCCGTAGTGAAGGATGGACAGGATGCTGCTTCCAGGTTTGTTGCAAGAAGGGGTGAAACCTACGTAAAGAAGATCGCTTGA
- the MET8 gene encoding bifunctional precorrin-2 dehydrogenase/sirohydrochlorin ferrochelatase MET8 (similar to Ashbya gossypii AAR152W), whose amino-acid sequence MLSLQLAHQMANRHVLLVGCGTVGMTRVHKLIPTGCKLTIISPENDEELLEYLPESEHNVEDKSSGQDSEFINHDWTPEIAQVYHLIRRQFQDSDISLHKFEIVLTCLPSGELSTHIYDLCKRPPGNGIMCNVADVPNKCDFYFGSNCLLGSQGLQIMISSNGCSPRLTALLKEDIIRRYQGLEWDEMCKRLGDLRAQVREKSAGMEGFSKQEIIRFRMEWIKHVTTEFGLDNCAQIDVPKLCDLFDTMALKAADHGKEPTGFPDSLVQEYSENPKRIETCEI is encoded by the coding sequence ATGCTGTCGCTACAGCTGGCTCACCAGATGGCGAACAGACATGTGCTACTTGTTGGGTGTGGAACTGTTGGGATGACTAGGGTACATAAACTCATTCCAACAGGATGCAAGTTGACAATTATTTCACCCgagaatgatgaagagttgCTTGAATATTTACCAGAGTCTGAACACAATGTGGAAGACAAGTCATCCGGCCAGGATAGTGAGTTCATCAACCATGATTGGACACCGGAAATAGCTCAAGTATATCACTTGATTCGTCGTCAGTTCCAAGACAGTGATATTTCTTTACACAAGTTTGAGATAGTTTTAACATGTCTGCCCAGTGGGGAGTTGAGTACGCATATCTATGATTTGTGTAAACGGCCGCCTGGTAATGGTATTATGTGCAATGTTGCGgatgttccaaataaatGCGACTTCTACTTTGGGAGCAACTGCCTTTTAGGAAGCCAAGGATTGCAAATAATGATATCCTCGAATGGGTGTTCTCCAAGGCTCACGGCGCTCTTAAAAGAAGACATAATCAGGAGATATCAGGGATTGGAATGGGATGAAATGTGCAAACGGTTGGGTGATCTGCGGGCTCAGGTAAGGGAAAAGAGCGCAGGAATGGAGGGGTTTTCCAAACAGGAGATCATACGATTCAGGATGGAATGGATTAAACACGTTACAACTGAATTTGGTCTAGACAATTGTGCACAAATTGATGTTCCAAAGCTGTGTGATCTGTTTGATACGATGGCACTGAAGGCAGCCGATCATGGGAAGGAACCAACAGGTTTTCCAGATTCCCTAGTTCAGGAATATTCAGAGAATCCGAAGCGAATAGAAACCTGTGAAATCTAA